The following are encoded together in the Xiphophorus hellerii strain 12219 chromosome 3, Xiphophorus_hellerii-4.1, whole genome shotgun sequence genome:
- the dennd4b gene encoding DENN domain-containing protein 4B: protein MTDEKCPQLVDYFVVAGLDPAGPWRSLDEDGRASSSSSSSPAAAAAAVRAAEPVTDLAVIARGLGEEVPEGFTCIEKTLGGHSAELSAGLINNPHLYLCYRRGRDKPPVLDLGVLYEGKEKPKQGWYVIETTPYSRSASLSSGGAPTAHRVFLMYRRALDSQGLHTLGVTDIALLMPGKGEVAPHTFCRVDKNLNTGMWGPALHVCYKRAVAKANALVFEAGLISRYPEEDLEAFPLPESVPVFCLPMGVTVESWPLNSKYQLPVFSTFVLTSASGDKVYGAAIQFYESFSRDLLSERQNVRLGLLSVVDRRPITSRSLHAKKSICVLSHWPFFTVFQKFLTFIYRYSISGPHVLPLEKHISSFMHNVPFPSPQRPRILVQLSPYDNLLLCQPVSSPLPLSGASFLKLLQNLGPENSCTLLLAVLTEHKLLLHSLRPDVLTSVSEALVSMTFPLRWLCPYIPLCPLQMADVLLAPMPFIVGVHSSYFDLYDPPPEVVCVDLDTNTVFQSEDKKPLSWRSLPRKHGKTLFITLTNLHRTLEKICSPGQEEATLEFLLTDYDQIYRRQKQLELEIQEAFLRFMSCLLRGYRAFLLPITQAPSDTTTDCSSLFNLQGFLKSRDRSQQKLYAQMSRTQMFTQFIEECSFVSDRHACLEFFDECVQKVDVEKPEEVRLIDLDENGGGEHTVFIMPPEEPQEADGAECPARYSYETFPRLTAELFDRPQDPLRAPTRGSAPSSPAPRRTKQEIKVAQKRAQKYSAVPDMWSKCLLGHCYGLWFIYLPTFVRAEGSKVRALHSAHDVLRHMETRKVVLPDEVCYRILMQLCGQYGQPVLAVRVLLEMKKAGITPNTITYGYYNKAVLECKWPSTNQGGRLRWAKLRNVLLAVAQFRQPIKRRRKSGSVGSRGAMMELDQKPRPQSALIRQSSWSGLSESSSHESLTGSLVKSSSLSSMKTPTVSELKVCKKSPVLHGSGTNGDTVQRKPPLGRREASAPPAAPPGGVVVRRSQVCLSTFYTESELDCRCEPRLSRSDRSGSSGGKNKARTVDENSNHVSSPSRGGLAGKLQQLLTPTKNRASVRRAASVENRRSGGGIGRKVSDQRQSRKSQGPESLLKAKERLVNATSESSLSVGSDLDLSDTPTTVYPLRKSWDANQEGAGIEVLMSSCSLCRSCNSLVYDEEIMAGWTSDDSNLNSSCPFCAASFVPFLNAEICDPGPVSSAERSTMNLEDEVESAVRPPSGHEASQRPQCNGLSDDSSSETSTYSETSKATTVSSVGGTPQVTVAYLSPLVLRKELESLLENEGESVLAQPQFLDSHSIIFWNLVWYFQRLGLPSNLLQLVRSSPLVSHFTQSENSAVRVRLLWDTLSPDTDQWPPLYVLWRIHSGALMRSYSWRRHNHPFTLSFLEEVLRWVGMNEVHKAITLFLDTLEKQPGSPQTQRSLYREMLFLTLAAMGKDHVAAFDKKYKTAFLRLSSSLGRDQLRRKRAQPPSTKAVDCRRSFHPPLEC from the exons ATGACGGATGAGAAATGTCCCCAGCTGGTGGACTACTTCGTGGTGGCGGGCCTGGACCCCGCCGGGCCCTGGAGGTCCCTGGACGAAGACGGCCgggcctcctcctcctcctcttcttcaccggcggcagcggcggcggcggtcCGGGCGGCGGAGCCAGTGACGGACCTGGCGGTGATCGCTCGCGGTCTGGGGGAGGAAGTGCCGGAAGGTTTCACCTGCATAGAGAAGACCCTGGGGGGCCACTCGGCCGAGCTGAGCGCCGGCCTCATCAACAACCCACACCTCTACCTGTGCTACCGCCGGGGGCGGGACAAACCACCGGTCCTGGACCTGGG GGTTCTGTATGAGGGTAAGGAGAAGCCGAAGCAGGGCTGGTACGTCATCGAGACCACGCCCTACAGCCGCTCGGCCAGCCTGAGCTCTGGCGGCGCCCCCACGGCCCACCGGGTCTTCCTCATGTACCGCCGGGCCCTGGACTCGCAGGGCCTGCACACGCTAGGCGTCACCGACATCGCCCTGCTGATGCCCGGCAAGGGGGAGGTGGCGCCGCACACATTCTGTCGGGTTGACAAGAACCTCAACACGGGCATG TGGGGTCCAGCTCTGCACGTGTGCTACAAGAGAGCCGTGGCCAAAGCCAACGCCCTGGTGTTCGAAGCCG GTCTGATCAGCCGGTATCCAGAGGAGGACCTGGAGGCGTTCCCTCTTCCCGAGTCGGTGCCGGTCTTCTGTCTGCCGATGGGCGTCACGGTGGAGAGCTGGCCGCTGAACTCCAAGTACCAGCTGCCCGTCTTTTCCACCTTTGTCCTCACGTCTGCCTCCGGAGACAAG GTCTACGGCGCTGCCATCCAGTTCTACGAGTCGTTTTCCAGGGATCTTCTGTCCGAGCGGCAGAACGTCCGGCTCGGCCTGCTCAGCGTGGTGGACCGCCGGCCCATCACCAGCCGCAGTCTCCACGCCAAGAAGAGCATCTGCGTCCTGTCCCACTGGCCCTTCTTCACCGTCTTCCAGAAGTTCCTCACTTTCATCTACAGATACTCCATCTCCGGGCCGCACGTCCTGCCGCTCGAGAA ACACATCTCCAGCTTCATGCACAACGTTCCGTTCCCTTCCCCTCAGCGTCCGCGGATCCTCGTTCAG CTCTCTCCGTACGACAACCTGCTGCTCTGCCAGCCGGTCTCCTCCCCACTCCCACTCAG CGGTGCGAGCTTCCTGAAGCTGCTCCAGAACCTGGGTCCAGAGAACTCCTGCACACTGCTGCTTGCCGTCCTCACCGAacacaagctgctgctgcactcGCTGCGACCCGACGTCCTGACCTCCGTCAGCGAGGCCCTCGTCTCT ATGACCTTCCCGCTGCGCTGGCTCTGCCCCTACATCCCTCTGTGCCCGCTGCAGATGGCCGACGTGCTGCTGGCGCCCATGCCTTTCATCGTTGGCGTTCACTCCAGCTACTTTGACCTCTACGACCCCCCGCCAGAGGTCGTCTGCGTCGACCTGGACACCAACACCGTCTTCCA GTCAGAGGATAAGAAGCCGTTGTCGTGGCGATCGCTACCCAGGAAGCACGGAAAGACGCTGTTCATCACGCTGACCAACCTGCACCGGACCCTGGAGAAGA TCTGCAGCCCCGGCCAGGAGGAGGCGACGCTGGAGTTCCTGCTCACCGACTACGACCAGATCTACCGGCGGCAGAAGCAGCTGGAGCTGGAGATCCAGGAGGCCTTCCTGCGCTTCATGAGCTGCCTGCTGCGGGGTTACCGCGCCTTCCTGCTGCCCATCACGCAGGCGCCGTCCGACACCACCACTGACTGCAGCTCCCTGTTCAACCTGCAGG GCTTCCTGAAGTCTCGGGACCGGAGCCAGCAGAAGCTGTACGCCCAGATGAGCCGGACCCAGATGTTCACCCAGTTCATCGAGGAATGCTCCTTCGTCAGTGACCGCCACGCCTGCCTCGAGTTTTTCGACGAGTGCGTCCAGAAG GTGGACGTGGAGAAGCCGGAGGAGGTGCGGCTGATCGACCTGGACGAGAACGGCGGCGGCGAACACACCGTCTTCATCATGCCGCCCGAGGAGCCGCAGGAGGCCGATGGCGCCGAGTGCCCCGCCCGCTACAG CTACGAGACGTTCCCCAGGCTGACGGCGGAGCTGTTCGACCGACCGCAGGACCCGCTGCGCGCCCCGACCAGAGGCAGCGCCCCCAGCAGCCCTGCCCCCCGCCGCACCAAGCAG GAGATCAAGGTGGCCCAGAAGCGGGCCCAGAAGTACTCGGCGGTTCCGGACATGTGGTCCAAATGCCTGCTGGGTCACTGCTACGGCCTGTGGTTCATCTACCTGCCCACCTTCGTCCGGGCCGAAGGCTCCAAGGTCCGCGCCCTGCACTCCGCCCACGACGTCCTCCGGCACATGGAGACCCGCAAGGTGGTGCTGCCCGACGAG GTGTGTTACCGCATCCTGATGCAGCTCTGCGGTCAGTACGGCCAGCCGGTCCTCGCCGTCAGAGTCCTGCTGGAGATGAAGAAGGCCGGGATCACGCCCAACACCATCACCTACGGATACTACAACAag GCTGTGCTGGAGTGTAAGTGGCCCTCGACCAATCAGGGCGGCCGTCTCCGCTGGGCTAAGCTACGGAACGTTCTATTGGCCGTGGCTCAGTTCAGGCAGCCAATCAAACGGCGGCGGAAGAGTGGTTCTGTGGGCTCCAGAG GAGCCATGATGGAGCTCGATCAGAAGCCCCGCCCACAGTCCGCTCTGATTCGTCAGTCCAGCTGGAGCGGCCTGAGCGAAAGCTCGAGTCACGAGTCTCTGACCGGGTCGCTGGTGAAGAGCTCCAGCCTGAGCAGCATGAAGACGCCCACAGTCAGTG AGCTCAAAGTCTGTAAGAAGTCCCCCGTCCTCCACGGTTCCGGGACAAACGGGGACACGGTCCAACGGAAGCCCCCGCTGGGACGGAGAGAAGCCTCCGCTCCgcctgcagcgccccctggggGAGTCGTGGTGCGGCGCAGTCAGGTCTGCCTTTCCACCTTCTACACCGAGTCGGAGCTGGACTGCAGATGTGAACCGAGGCTCAGCAG ATCCGACAGATCCGGGAGCTCTGGTGGAAAGAACAAGGCCAGAACCGTAGACGAGAACTCCAACCACGTGTCGTCCCCGAGCCGAGGAGGCCTGGCAGGgaaactgcagcagctcctcACACCGACCAAAAACCGAGCGTCGGTCCGGCGCGCCGCCAGCGTGGAAAACCGCCGGTCCGGAGGAGGGATTGGTCGGAAAGTGTCAGATCAGAGGCAGTCCAGGAAGTCCCAGGGGCCTGAAAGTTTGCTAAAGGCAAAGGAGCGGCTGGTGAACGCCACATCAGAG AGCTCACTGTCGGTAGGAAGTGACCTGGACCTGTCGGACACGCCCACCACGGTGTATCCTCTGCGCAAGTCGTGGGACGCCAACCAGGAGGGGGCGGGAATCGAG GTTCTGATGTCCAGCTGCTCGCTGTGCCGCAGCTGCAACTCTCTGGTGTACGACGAGGAGATCATGGCGGGCTGGACCTCGGACGACTCCAACCTGAACTCGTCCTGCCCGTTCTGCGCCGCCTCCTTCGTCCCGTTCCTGAACGCAGAGATCTGCGACCCGGGGCCTGTCAGCAG CGCGGAGCGCTCCACCATGAACCTGGAGGACGAGGTGGAGAGCGCCGTGAGGCCCCCTAGTGGTCACGAGGCGTCCCAGCGGCCCCAGTGCAACGGACTGAGCGACGACTCCAGCTCTGAAACCAGCACCTACTCCGAGACCAGCAAGGCCACCACG GTGTCGTCGGTGGGAGGGACTCCTCAGGTGACGGTGGCCTACCTGAGCCCTCTGGTTCTGAGGAAGGAGCTGGAGAGTCTGCTGGAGAACGAGGGAGAGTCGGTTCTGGCCCAGCCTCAGTTTCTGGACAGCCACTCCATCATCTTCTGGAACCTGGTCTGGTACTTCCAGCGGCTCGGCCTGCCCAGCAACCTGCTGCAGCTGGTCCGGAGCTCGCCGCTGGTCAGCCACTTCACTCAG TCGGAGAACTCTGCGGTGAGGGTCCGGCTCCTCTGGGACACGCTGAGCCCCGACACCGACCAGTGGCCGCCGCTCTATGTCCTCTGGAGGATCCACA GTGGCGCCCTGATGAGGAGCTACAGCTGGAGGCGGCACAACCACCCGTTCACATTGTCCTTCCTGGAGGAGGTTCTGCGCTGGGTGGGCATGAACGAGGTGCACAAGGCCATCACGCTCTTCCTGGACACCCTGGAGAAGCAGCCCGGGTCGCCACAGACCCAGAG GAGTCTCTACCGGGAGATGCTGTTCCTGACGCTGGCGGCGATGGGAAAAGACCACGTCG CTGCATTCGATAAGAAGTACAAGACGGCGTTCCTGCGCCTCAGCAGCTCCCTGGGCCGGGACCAGCTCCGCAGGAAGCGGGCCCAGCCTCCCAGCACCAAAGCCGTCGACTGCAGACGCAGCTTCCACCCGCCGCTGGAGTGCTGA